CTAGTTCCGCAGCAGCCGGTATTCCTTGGGTGCCCAGAGCAGGCGCGGGCGGCGGATCTCGGCCCGAGGGCCAATGTCGGGGCTCCAGCAGAACTCGGGCGACAGCACCTTGGCGGGCTTGTGCAGCCAGAAGAACTTGTTGAGGTGGCTCTCGTCGTGCCAGCGCGCCTCCAGACCCCGCGCGCGGTCCCACGCCAGGCCCAGCGCACAGTGCGCCGTCAGCCCGCGCAGCGCCGCCACGCTGCCCCCGAACACCGCCGCGTGGTAGTAGAAGTCGCCCTCGCCCCGCGACAGCGCGGCGGCCGAGCGCGCGTCGCGCTCGAAGGGCAGTAGCCACCGCGGCCAGTGGTAGTGCCAGGAGTGCAGCTGCGCCACCGACTCGGCCAGCGCCTCGGGCCCGAACGCGCCGCTGAAGTGCTGGTCTACGTCCATGCAGAACACGAAGTGCGCCTCGCGGCCCAGCCACCCGCCCAGCGCGGCGTGCAGCGTGCGCATGCGCGCCATCGACACGTCCTGCCAGCGCCGCTCGCGCGCCACGCGCTCCACGCGCAGCCGCCGGTCTGGGCCCAGCGCCACGCGcggcaccgcgcctggccgctcGGTGAACACGTAGTACACCACGCGCTGGCCCACCATGAAGTGCTGCTCCGCAGTCTCCAGGAAGCGCTCAAGGTACTTCTCCAGGTACCTGATGGCATGGCGCCACAGTGAGCCTGTGAGGCGAGGCGGGGCTGCCTTTCCCACCCCGACCCTCCCCACCCAACCCTCACCCCCTCCTAACCCCAACcccgccacacccagccctcacccccaacccccacccttatcccacctcaccccaccccaccctaccctcactcccaccacaccccacccacccctcaaccccacctcaccccacccaaCCCTCATCCCCACCTCGCCCCACTCCCATCTCAACCCTACCCCCACCCCTACCTCATCCCACCCCACCCAACCCTCACCCCCACCTACCCAGCCCTCAACCCCTTCtcacccccacctcaccccacacTAACCTCACCTCATCCCCACCTCACCCCTACCCAATCCTTATCCTCACCTCACCCAACCcaaccctcaccccaccccagcctcacccacccccaccccaatctcACCTCACCCCACTTCACCCCCACCATGCTGCCTGGTCCTCCAGACCCTCCAACCATAGCCTCTTTCAACTTAGATGGGGCAGGGCAGGTTGGGCTGAAGATGCTTGCAAattgcctgcctctcctgcctcataCTGGCCCTTTGGAGGACTGGCAGCGTTTTTCTCTTTAGAGCTCTGAGCCTCCTTTTAAGAAGTCCCAGAATTTGGGTGCTGCCGTGAGTGAGGAGGCCCAAGCTGGCCCTACTAGTCTTCAGCAGTTGGTCTCCCAGCTGAGACCCAGACATTTGGGAGCATGAGGAGAGGAACCCTTCTTGCTGAGCCctgtctgaattcctgacccacagaattattattattattattattattattattattattattattttgagatggagtttcgctcttattgcccaggctggagtgcagtggtgcgatctcagatcactgcaatctctgcctcctgggttcaagtgattctcctgcctcagcctccggagtagctgggattacaggcctcagccaccacacctggctaattttttgtatttttagtagagacggggtttcaccctgttgtccaggctggtcttgaactcctgacctcaggtgatccacccgcctgggcctcccaaagtgctgggattacaggctagagccactgtgcctggcccttcacAGAATTATTTTAGGAGCTATGATAATAAGCTGTTTTAAGTTACTGAGTGTCTTTCACTACATCGATAATGAGGCTGCCCGGAATACTGTATGAACAGACCCTGGGAAtcttaggattttaaaataatagtaacagtACCTAATAGTACTTAGAACTTTGATCATGTGGCAGCCACTGCTTTCTAAATCAATGTGCACTGTCTCATCTAAAGAGTGTTAGAAACTTGTATGTACCATTGGTAAGTGGTAGAGCCTGGATTCGGACCCAGCTGGGCCTTGGAGCCTGTACCTTTACTTACACTTGGCCTATTCCTGGTGACTGTGGGAAATGGGAATCAGAGACCTGGGCAATCTCAGCATCCCAGAGTGTTGGACTCAGAATCTTGGAACTCAGGACCTCAGGATCCCAGAATTTTCTGTACATTGAGTGTCTGTCCCCTAGGGATGGGGCAGAAACTCAGCATGTGTGATGGAAGTGGGAACACCAAGGTCCTGGGAGAGGTCAAGGTCCAAGTGGCCCAGCAGTTCTGCCCACCTGGTCTGTGGTTCACACCTTGGTCCTTTTCATCCCCTTGCCTGTCAGCGGCACTCCTGGCTTTCTGTCGCTTGTAGGGTGTGGGAGACAGAGTTGGAGGAGCCTTGAATGGTAGTCTGGGGTATCTGGTAACAAAATTCCTTCCCCATCCTTTTTGAGTCTCTTCCTAAATGGGAGGCTCTCACCACCTTCCCAAAGCAACTGGTTCCATTTTTAGAAATGCTTCTTTTAGTTGCCTGAAACTAGGTTATAGGATCTGACTGCCAAGAGTCCCCTTCATGTCACTTCAGGAAGGTGGACACCCAGCTTAGACACTCCCTGTCATCGTAGTGGGGAGGTCAGTGCCTCTGCCATTTCTTCTCTTGACCTCCTTTCCTGCAGTGATTCTGCAGGAAAGGAACAGAGTGGAACAGACACTGATGAAGACCAAGTTGAGAGAGTGACCATAGGAGGACCTCGTTTCTCTAGCTCGCTTACTGTGATTACCACCCCCACCCAAAACAGTCCTACCTCACTGAATCCTCCATCTGGTGACCCTGCCACTTTCTCAGTATTTGTCACCCCCCTCCTCTTTACTCCCTCTGCCCAGTTCAGATTCACTCCCTTGCAATCCTCCAGCTCCCCAGCCACTCTCCCTCCATCAGACTTGGTTGGCACCCCCCTCCCATCCTGTGTACCTGCACCTGAGCTGCTGACCTCCATTAGGCACCTGCTGTGGTGAACCATTCCTCCAATTACCAGTCACACCGCCCTCCTCTCACCACTCTCATCTGAAAGACCCCATCATTTTCTCACTACGAAACCGGTGCCTCCAGATGGATTAGTCCCAGCCCCTAGGCAGGTCTCTTCTAGATACGGTTCTAGAACAGTCCTGGCTGCCTGTGTTGGGCGGGCTGTATGGTATTGGTGTCTAGGGAGGAGAAGGATGGTCCTGTGCTTACCCTGGGGGCATGGGTCGAGAAGTGCTGTCTTTGTTTCTCACTTCACTCTGAGATTCCACAGCACAGGGAGCAGGGTGCCCCACCTCCTTCATCACATGCACACCCCTCCCACTCCCAGCCTTGACAGCACTGCTCCCCTTCCCAGGACTTACCTGCCTACAGCAAAGACAGTCAGCCCAATGGTGAGGTTCTGCTGACTAGCCTCTTGCTGGGCCACATCTGGGTCGAAAGTGCCATCCCAAATAATGGGAGCCCCCCAGGGGGTGCAGGTCAGAACTTCAGGCCGGGCCCTGGCCAGGCAGGGATGGGAAAGAGCTCCATTCATCCACCCGCTTGGTGtatgctcactgccacctccccagTGCGGAGCCCTAGGGACCCACAGACGGGTGAGACCTAGCTGCTGCACCTGGAAGCCTCCAGCTCAGAGCAACACAGAGGACTGGGAGGTGTATAGCGCAATGGGGGCTGCTGGGTTTGGTGGAGCAGTGCTTGGGATCTGCTGGGGTGGGAGATGTGAGGAGGGCAGGGACATGGGGCAGAGATCTGTAGGGTTTGGGGGTACTCTTGGAGTGGGAGGGATAGGAGCTTCTTACCAGGGACGCAGAGCACCTGTGAAGTTGTCTCTCAGCAGCGACACTGTGGCTGAAGGACAGACACCCATGGGGATGAAGGTTTCCAGATGTCTATGGCGGTGGGGGGCAGCCATGAGAAGCATGTCAGCCTGCCCAGGAGCCCTCTGGCTTTGCTTCTTACAAGGAGAGAGGGCTCACAAGGACACTTGAGCTGAGCTAGCCACCACCCTCCATCCATCAAGGAGGCACTTAGACAGATCCCCTTTAACCCTGACTCTGTGGTCCCACCTCAGGTGCTGGGGAAAGGGGCTTGTACCTGAATTTAGGGAGGCCACACAGGAACAGGCCTAAGAGGCCAAGTGCAAGTAGGATCTGCCGCCAGAAAATTCTCTTCCAGGCCCTGGGGGCGGAAATGGAGGGGGGCATCGGCAACTCATGTATATGTATAgacacacatatttatacacacGCATACATGAAAAGTCTTTCCTACTTCCAGCCATCCAGTTCCTCTGCATGGAAGTATCCAGTGTTACCAGTTTCTTGTGTGTCCTTCAAGAGACAGTCTATGCATACATGTCTATGCAATGTGtatgcaaatataaatataaatatggtaGCAAATACTCTCTTCTCCCCCACCTCGCCACAAATGGTAGCACAGTGGACACAATGTGCTGAACCTTTCATTTTCCACTTTGAGGTTATTTCATCTCAGTGCTCGGAGAATTTCCTCACCCTTGTCAGCTGCCAAGGCTGATACAGATTGGAGGCAGAATAATTTACCTGTTTCACATGGGGCAGGCCTATGCAAACCTGCCCCAAAGTCTTAGGAAGCTGAGAGGTCAGAGGAAGAGGCTGTCAAGTCCAGTTtcttagaaagaaacatttaatagggaTTTAAATGGCTCGGGTGGCTGTGAGACCAGATGGTGGATCCCCCGAGCCATGACCCTTGTTATGCCATGACTACGCCCGTGTCAGGTTTCGGCCCCAGCTGAGGTCCAAGGGGAGTGGGTGGATGGGCGAAGAGCTGAAAGAACAGTTTGGGACTGTAGGCAGGTGATACGTAGTTTTATTCAGCAGCTCTCTCATCAGCAGCTTACTCACACTAGCTCTCTCACTGTCCACCTTGATCTTGGCCGTCTGCTCCGGCTCGGTGGCTCCTCTCAACAGCTGGCTCTGAGGCTCCTGCTGCCCCTATGTCTGCAGCTGTACCCCCTGACCTGCAAAGCCAGCTCTGTCAGGGtcagcagcttaactctttcCCCTTAGGCACAAGCCAGTTCCTGGCTCCCCCTGCCCACCTTCA
Above is a window of Saimiri boliviensis isolate mSaiBol1 chromosome 11, mSaiBol1.pri, whole genome shotgun sequence DNA encoding:
- the A3GALT2 gene encoding alpha-1,3-galactosyltransferase 2 is translated as MALEGLRAWKRIFWRQILLALGLLGLFLCGLPKFRHLETFIPMGVCPSATVSLLRDNFTGALRPWARPEVLTCTPWGAPIIWDGTFDPDVAQQEASQQNLTIGLTVFAVGRYLEKYLERFLETAEQHFMVGQRVVYYVFTERPGAVPRVALGPDRRLRVERVARERRWQDVSMARMRTLHAALGGWLGREAHFVFCMDVDQHFSGAFGPEALAESVAQLHSWHYHWPRWLLPFERDARSAAALSRGEGDFYYHAAVFGGSVAALRGLTAHCALGLAWDRARGLEARWHDESHLNKFFWLHKPAKVLSPEFCWSPDIGPRAEIRRPRLLWAPKEYRLLRN